A genomic region of Deltaproteobacteria bacterium contains the following coding sequences:
- a CDS encoding PspA/IM30 family protein — protein MANIFVRISDVVSANINDLIDKVEDPERMIRQIIREMEENIMGAKESIVEAIAGEKQLAREVEHHRKQLANWQSKAEAALRAGKEELAREALSRKQDHERIANEVESSWKKAKETSRKLKNQLRAMEDKLAEARRKRGTLVARQRAAEARKYVDSTQNKFRRGLEVENRFVRMEGRVLQMEAEAEAIAELNDEEGSFDKEMESLEKEKEIESDLEALKEKIKNE, from the coding sequence ATGGCAAATATATTTGTACGGATAAGTGACGTAGTTAGTGCAAACATTAATGATCTTATCGATAAAGTTGAAGACCCGGAAAGAATGATCAGACAGATCATCAGGGAGATGGAAGAAAATATCATGGGCGCTAAAGAGAGCATTGTTGAAGCCATAGCCGGCGAAAAGCAGCTTGCCCGTGAAGTGGAACATCACAGAAAGCAGCTTGCAAACTGGCAAAGCAAAGCGGAAGCCGCTCTTCGGGCGGGAAAGGAAGAACTTGCAAGGGAGGCTTTATCAAGAAAACAAGATCATGAGCGTATTGCAAATGAAGTGGAATCGTCCTGGAAAAAAGCAAAAGAAACGAGCAGGAAGCTCAAAAACCAGCTTAGGGCCATGGAAGATAAACTTGCCGAAGCGCGCAGGAAGCGGGGCACTCTGGTGGCTCGCCAGCGGGCGGCAGAGGCAAGAAAGTACGTAGATAGCACGCAAAACAAGTTCAGGCGCGGACTTGAGGTGGAAAACAGGTTCGTTAGAATGGAAGGCCGTGTACTCCAGATGGAGGCTGAAGCCGAGGCCATTGCCGAACTGAATGATGAAGAGGGCTCTTTCGACAAAGAGATGGAAAGTTTAGAAAAAGAGAAGGAAATCGAAAGTGACCTGGAGGCCCTTAAGGAAAAGATAAAAAATGAATAG